A window of the Macaca nemestrina isolate mMacNem1 chromosome X, mMacNem.hap1, whole genome shotgun sequence genome harbors these coding sequences:
- the LOC105463202 gene encoding probable G-protein coupled receptor 34, with translation MRSHTITMTTTSVSSWPYSSHRMRFITSHSDQPPQNFSGTPNVTTCPMDEKLLSTVLTTSYSVIFIVGLVGNIIALYVFLGIHRKRNSIQIYLLNVVIADLLLIFCLPFRIMYHINQNKWTLGVILCKVVGTLFYMNMYISIILLGFISLDRYIKINRSIQQRKAITTKQSIYVCCIVWMLALGGFLTMIILTLKKGGHNSTMCFHYRDKHNAKGEAIFNFILVVMFWLIFLLIILSYIKIGKNLLRISKRRSKFPNSGKYATTARNSFIVLIIFTICFVPYHAFRFIYISSQLNVSSCYWKEIVHKTNEIMLVLSSFNSCLDPVMYFLMSSNIRKIMCQLLFRRFQGEPSRSESTSEFKPGYSLHDTSVAAKIHSSSKST, from the coding sequence ATGAGAAGTCACACCATAACAATGACGACAACTTCAGTCAGCAGCTGGCCTTACTCCTCCCACAGAATGCGCTTTATAACCAGTCATAGCGACCAACCGCCACAAAACTTCTCAGGAACACCAAATGTTACTACCTGTCCCATGGATGAAAAATTACTATCTACTGTGTTAACAACATCTTACTCTGTTATTTTCATTGTGGGACTGGTTGGGAACATAATCGCCCTCTATGTATTTCTGGGTATTCACCGCAAAAGAAATTCCATTCAAATTTATCTACTTAATGTAGTCATTGCAGACCTCCTACTCATCTTCTGCCTCCCTTTCCGAATAATGTATCACATTAACCAAAACAAGTGGACACTAGGTGTGATTCTGTGCAAGGTTGTGGGAACACTATTTTATATGAACATGTACATTAGCATTATTTTGCTTGGATTCATCAGTTTGGATCGCTATATAAAAATTAATCGGTCTATACAGCAACGGAAGGCAATAACAACCAAACAAAGTATTTATGTCTGTTGTATAGTATGGATGCTTGCTCTTGGTGGATTCCTAACTATGATTATTTTAACACTTAAGAAAGGGGGGCATAATTCCACAATGTGTTTCCATTATAGAGATAAGCATAATGCAAAAGGAGAAGCCATTTTTAACTTCATTCTTGTGGTAATgttctggctaattttcttactAATAATCCTTTCATATATTAAGATTGGGAAGAATCTATTGAGGATTTCTAAAAGGAGGTCAAAATTTCCTAATTCTGGTAAATATGCCACTACAGCCCGGAACTCCTTTATTGTACTTATCATTTTTACTATATGTTTTGTTCCCTATCATGCCTTTCGATTCATCTACATTTCTTCACAGCTAAATGTATCGTCTTGCTACTGGAAAGAAATTGTTCACAAAACCAATGAGATCATGCTGGTTCTCTCATCTTTCAATAGTTGCTTAGATCCAGTCATGTATTTCCTGATGTCCAGTAACATTCGCAAAATAATGTGCCAACTTCTTTTTAGACGATTTCAAGGTGAACCAAGTAGGAGTGAAAGCACTTCAGAATTTAAACCAGGATACTCCCTGCATGATACATCTGTGGCAGCAAAAATACACTCTAGTTCTAAAAGTACCTGA